In the genome of Natronorubrum daqingense, the window GAGGGCGAGCGCAAGCTCCACCGCCTGCTCGAGCGAATCTGCGAGATCGAGGGCGACTTCCGCGTCCGCGTCGGCATGGCCAATCCGAAGGGCGTCCACGGTATCCGCGAGGAACTCGCCGCGGTCTTCGCCGAAAACGACGAACTCTACAACTTCCTGCACGCGCCCGTCCAGTCCGGGTCGGACGACGTACTCGGCGACATGCGCCGCCAACATCAGGTGAGCGAGTACCTCGAGGTCATCGAGACGTTCGACGCGGCCCTCGAGTACTGGACGCTCTCGACGGACTTCATCGTCGGCTTTCCGACCGAAACGGACCACGATCACGCCCAGTCGATGGCCTTGCTCCGCGAAACGCGCCCGGAGAAGGTCAACGTCACCCGCTTCTCGAAGCGGCCGGGGACCGACGCCGCCCAGATGAAGGGCCTCGGCGGGACGATCAAGAAGGAGCGCTCGAAGGAAATGAGCGCCGCTAAGCGCGACATCGTGGGTTCGGCCTACGAGGACATGGTCGGCGACACGCGCGATGATTGTCTCGTCGTCGAGGACGGCACCGCAGACTCCGTCAAGTGTCGCGACGCGGCCTATCGGCAGGTCATCGTCCAGCACGCGAGCGAATACGGCCTCGAGCCCGGCGACTTCGTCGACCTCGAGGTGACGGCCCACGAGACGATGTACGCCTTCGGCAAGCCGGTCTGAATCGCGTCGCGAAACCTCTCTTACGACGATGACGACGTAACCCACTCCCGAATCTCGCCGTCGACGACGACTTCTTCCCCAACATCGTCGAACGTGATACCACCGTAGGCGACGCTGCTCTCGGGTCCCGAGTAGATGCCCACGGTGCCACACTCCGCCGCTCGAGCGGTCGTCAGCGTCGCCTCGGCGTTCTCTCGGAATCGGAACGCCTGGTGGTCCGCACCCGTCGCTGTAACCGTGCTCAGCTTCAGGTCGTCCATATCGTCGAAGATAATCGAATTCGTGAACGGACCGTCGACGATGAGGTTCGAAATCGAGGTGCCGTCGAATCCGCTCGCGTACAGCCCCGAACCCGATGCCAATCCGCTGTCGGCGGTTCTAATCGTGACGTTCGTGATCGTCAGCGCCCGCCGTCCGCTTTCAGCGTGACCCAGCGAAATGCCTCTCGCGTTGTCGAGACAGGAGACGCGCTCGATGGTCAAACCGTCGATTAGATCGCCAGGGTCCGACCTGATGGCCGAGTGTCGACAGCCGGTGACGTGGCCGTCCGTGATCGTGATCGACTCGTTTCCGTCGCGGTGGATGTGAATCCCGTACTCGGGATCGTTCGTCGGATCGATTTCGAAGTTTTTCAGGGTACAGTTGCTCGTCGGGGTGCCGTCGTCGTTCGCACGCGCATCGCGTTTTCCGTCCCAGATCCCGTTCGCAGCCGTCCCGGAGACCTGATTGTCGAACTGTATCGGCGCGTCCGAGTCGCCCTCCCCGCCACACGTCGCCCAGTAGCCGTCCACGACCACGTTTTTCGACGAGACGACGTCGATGTGGTGGTAGTAGATGGCGTCGCCGTAAATCCGTTCGAGTCGGACGTTCTCCGCGTGTGCGGGTAGAATTCCGTTCGTGGTCGGTGAGTCGATCCGGACGTTACAGACGCCCCAATTCGACGCGCCGTCGTACCCGGTCGCGTCGTAGCCCACGTTGGAAATGAGCGCCCGTCCTTCCTCACCGTCAGCGCGCACTCCCTCGAGAACCGTCGATCGACCGGCACCCAGGACGATCGTCTCGTCGCCGATCAGCGGCGTTCGCTCGAGGAGGTATCGACCGGGCGGGAAGTACACGATACCGCCCCCGGCCTGCTCGACCGTCTCGAGGAGAGTGTGAACCGCCTGTCCGACCTCGGTCGTTCCGTCGCCCTCGATGCCGTGAGCCTCGACGTTCCACACGGGTGTTTCCTCGGTCCGTGCGTTGACGATACTCGCCGTTTCGACGCTCGTCTCCTCGTAGTGGCTCGTTCCCGGTACCGGCTGGTCGGCGCTCCCGCGACCGCTGAAATACGTCCAGTCCTCGCTCGAGGCGTCCCAGCGCCAGGTAATTCCCTGATCGGTCGCGTGGTAGAGTTCGTCGTCGTACTCGCCGTCCGACGGACGGTCGGTGATCGGCCCGCGAACCAGCGCGTGCTCGTCGAGCGCCTCGACCGTGTCGGTGTGGTCCCACTCGTCCCCCGGGTCGTACGTCCCTAATCCGAGCCGCGGCGTTTCGTCGGCCATCCTCACTCGGCTCCGTACTCAGTTCCGTACGCCGTTCCGTATCCGGACCGAGTGGCCGAGAGTTCCGAACAGCCTGCAAGGGTAGCACACCCGCCCGAAACGGCGACGAGAAGGAGCCGTCGCCGGATGTCGGTACGTGTCATATCATCTGACTATCTCGACGGCGCATAAAGGTACTCATCTACTCAATTGCGAACGTCCACCCCGTTCGGGACGAGGAGCGCCATATTTCGGGCCAATCACCCGTTATCCTGCGTACTCGAGTCGAACGCGAGACGGACGAGGACTACTCGTATCGATTCGAGATCACGAACAGGTAACAGATGATAGAGAGGTTGATAACGAAGCCGAGAAAATCGAACGTGGCCAGGTCGATCACCACGCCGAGGCTGAAGACCACGAGCGCGACTGCGTAGGCCCAGAACCGAAACGCGAGGAGGCCAACGAGCACGACGATCTCGAGTGCGGCTAAGCCGAGCACGACGATGCCGATCACTCCGTACCCGGTACTGATGAGCGTCATCGATCCGAGAAAGCTGAGGAAAGCGCCGAGGAACCCGACCGCGACGATAATCCATAGGCCGATGGGAACACCGTCACTCGAACTCGAGTGTGAACTATCGGACGGGTCGCCCGTCGGCCACGAACCGGTGGGTGGTGGAGGCGGAGGTCGTGAACCCATTGACACAATCGATTCATATCAAACAAAAATGGTTATCGATTTCCAAGTAGTCGTTGCGGGTAATCTGAATCGAGCCCCTGAAACGGTACGAAGCTCCAGAGGACTGTCGTCGTTCGAGACGACCGATTAGGGGAGCGATTCCACCGCATCCTCGATTTCTTCCCGCGGCAGTGGCGAGATCCAGTCGTCGGCGACGAAGGCGTAGTGCACCTCGCGGTCGGCGTCGAGGACGAACGCCGACCGCCACGGCGTCGAGACGTTCGCCATGTGCTCGCGCGACTCGAGTAACTCGAGGGAGTCGCTGACGGTCCCGTTCACGTCCGCGAAGAACTGGAAGTCGGGTCGGTCCAACCAGCGCAGGAACTCGTTTTGCGCGTACGGCCCGTCGCGACTGATCCCGAGTATCGAGACGTCGTCGAACTCGTCCCAGCCGGCGCGAACGAAGCGCTTCCACCAGTTCTGTGCGATCGCGCTGAACGCGAAGCCCGTACAGATCACCACGCCGCCGCGGGCTCCGAGGGCGTCCGAAAGCGCAGTCGATCGGAACGTTTCCCCGTCACACAGCGGTGCCTCGAAGTCCGTAATCGTCTCGCCCGCCGTCGGTGGCATGATCGGACCTCACGGCGAGGAGACAAAAACGTCCGTTCTGCGGCAGGCGCGCACACAGGTTTTTGGGGACCCGCGGCGAATTCCCGCCATGGTCACGCTGTATCGACTGGAGGGCTGTCCGTACTGCGAGTTCGTCGTCGACCGCCTCGAGGAACTCGCGGTCGACTACGAGAGCGTCTGGGTAGAGGGACTCCACTCGCGGCGAAACGAAGTCAAGCGACTTTCCGGCCAGCGACAGGTCCCCGTCGTCGTCGACGACGAACGGGGCGTGACGATGGCCGAATCAGAACACATCCTCGAGTACCTCGATTCGACGTACGCCTGAGCTGTCAGGGTCAGCCGTTCACGCTAGTCGTCGATTTCGTGTGGGTCCAGCCCCGGATCGTCGACGGCTGGGGCACCAATTGCGAGCACGACCCCCTGTTCGTCGCCGACGTTGCGGTGGCCGTGGCCAATCTCTGGTTTGGCGATCCAGAACGTCCCCGCGTCGGCCTCGACGAACTCCTCCTCGCCCGACCGGCCGAGTTTCAGCGAGAATTCGCCCTCGAGGGCGTAGAAGATCTCCTCTTGCTCGCTGTGTGCGTGATACTGGATCTCTTCGCCGGGCTCGAAGTACCAAAGTTTGAGTTGGACGTCGTCAGTGTCGAGAACCTCGTCGAGCGCCCGAATCTGCAGGTCCGGCGGGACGTCGTCGGTCTCGGAGAGATCAGTGAGCGGAACGTCGTCGGTGTGTACGACCTCGTACTCCATGCTACAAGAACGCACGACAACGAGTGTCAAAAGTGTACAGTCGACCGGCATCGCTTGCTGGTTTTCGCGGGAACGTAATGGTTCGAGTTCGGTTGCTCGAGTCCGTTTCGGGTGCGAACGTGATCCGAGTCGGCCGCGAAAACAGCTTACTCGAAGACGACTGCACGCTCGTCGTCGGGAACCGTCGCACCCTCCTGGACCGCGAACGCCTCGTGGACGCGCTCGTAGGTCTCTTCGAGTGCCTCGACGATCACCGACGTGTCGCTGAGGACGGGCATGAAGTTGGTATCGCCCTGCCAGCGCGGGACGACGTGGGTGTGGAGGTGGTCACCGATCGACCCACCCGCGCCATCACCGAGGTTCAAGCCCGCGTTGAAGCCGTCTGGCTCGAGAGCGACCTCGAGGGCGTCGAACGTTCGCTGTTTCAAGCGGGCGTGGTCGAGCAGTTGCTCGTCGGTAAGGTCGCTGTACGAGCCGGTGTGTGCGTGGGGAATCACCATCGTATGGCCCGGATTGTAGGGGTAGTTGTTCAAGAGGACGAAGGCGTGTTCGCTGCGCGCGACGAGCAAATTGTCCCGCTCGGCGGGGAGATCCGGCAGTTCACAGAAGACGCACTCGTCGATATCGGGGTTTTTCTCCTCGCGCCTGATCCACTCGATTCGCCACGGTGCAAAGACCTGATCCATATCCACCACCCACTCGAGAGCCGCCTAAAACGTTTTACTCGGGCCGGTTAGACCGA includes:
- a CDS encoding redoxin domain-containing protein; translation: MPPTAGETITDFEAPLCDGETFRSTALSDALGARGGVVICTGFAFSAIAQNWWKRFVRAGWDEFDDVSILGISRDGPYAQNEFLRWLDRPDFQFFADVNGTVSDSLELLESREHMANVSTPWRSAFVLDADREVHYAFVADDWISPLPREEIEDAVESLP
- a CDS encoding glutaredoxin family protein; the encoded protein is MVTLYRLEGCPYCEFVVDRLEELAVDYESVWVEGLHSRRNEVKRLSGQRQVPVVVDDERGVTMAESEHILEYLDSTYA
- a CDS encoding tRNA (N(6)-L-threonylcarbamoyladenosine(37)-C(2))-methylthiotransferase, with amino-acid sequence MARYHIETYGCTSNRGESREIERRLRDAGHHQVEGPREADVAILNTCTVVEKTERNMLRRAEELADETADLFITGCMALAQGEEFAKAEVDGQVLHWDEVPEAVTNGECPTTTPDAEPILDGVVGILPIARGCMSDCSYCITKHATGKIDSPSIEENVENARALIHAGAKEIRITGQDTGVYGWDEGERKLHRLLERICEIEGDFRVRVGMANPKGVHGIREELAAVFAENDELYNFLHAPVQSGSDDVLGDMRRQHQVSEYLEVIETFDAALEYWTLSTDFIVGFPTETDHDHAQSMALLRETRPEKVNVTRFSKRPGTDAAQMKGLGGTIKKERSKEMSAAKRDIVGSAYEDMVGDTRDDCLVVEDGTADSVKCRDAAYRQVIVQHASEYGLEPGDFVDLEVTAHETMYAFGKPV
- a CDS encoding glycosyl hydrolase family 28-related protein is translated as MADETPRLGLGTYDPGDEWDHTDTVEALDEHALVRGPITDRPSDGEYDDELYHATDQGITWRWDASSEDWTYFSGRGSADQPVPGTSHYEETSVETASIVNARTEETPVWNVEAHGIEGDGTTEVGQAVHTLLETVEQAGGGIVYFPPGRYLLERTPLIGDETIVLGAGRSTVLEGVRADGEEGRALISNVGYDATGYDGASNWGVCNVRIDSPTTNGILPAHAENVRLERIYGDAIYYHHIDVVSSKNVVVDGYWATCGGEGDSDAPIQFDNQVSGTAANGIWDGKRDARANDDGTPTSNCTLKNFEIDPTNDPEYGIHIHRDGNESITITDGHVTGCRHSAIRSDPGDLIDGLTIERVSCLDNARGISLGHAESGRRALTITNVTIRTADSGLASGSGLYASGFDGTSISNLIVDGPFTNSIIFDDMDDLKLSTVTATGADHQAFRFRENAEATLTTARAAECGTVGIYSGPESSVAYGGITFDDVGEEVVVDGEIREWVTSSSS
- a CDS encoding HIT family protein; amino-acid sequence: MDQVFAPWRIEWIRREEKNPDIDECVFCELPDLPAERDNLLVARSEHAFVLLNNYPYNPGHTMVIPHAHTGSYSDLTDEQLLDHARLKQRTFDALEVALEPDGFNAGLNLGDGAGGSIGDHLHTHVVPRWQGDTNFMPVLSDTSVIVEALEETYERVHEAFAVQEGATVPDDERAVVFE
- a CDS encoding cupin domain-containing protein, whose product is MEYEVVHTDDVPLTDLSETDDVPPDLQIRALDEVLDTDDVQLKLWYFEPGEEIQYHAHSEQEEIFYALEGEFSLKLGRSGEEEFVEADAGTFWIAKPEIGHGHRNVGDEQGVVLAIGAPAVDDPGLDPHEIDD